A genomic segment from Papilio machaon chromosome 20, ilPapMach1.1, whole genome shotgun sequence encodes:
- the LOC106712509 gene encoding alpha-tocopherol transfer protein-like has protein sequence MPQDLQQEVISIREWLAKEPHLPKDLDDFILEKFLHSCYGSLQKTKKCIERFCSTRSVMSEIYILRDPISPSMETAFSITNVSNYEAGENEILIHQFEDPTLEKFNFYDILKSFSIQADMWLMEQKFLPEGHIIILDMNNYSLRMIPRINIFLIREFFMFLLEGMPVRVKQIYAINAPSYYDKLFALVKPVLPSEICNIIQFLPDCQSLHKHIDKKYLPSEYGGEAESMKAQHKSWIDQIQKARARFLNDNLWKADLKKKSKNNSFENTMNGSFKTLCID, from the exons ATGCCTCAAGACCTTCAACAAGAAGTGATATCTATAAGAGAATGGCTTGCGAAAGAACCTCACCTACCGAAAGACTTAG atgATTTCATATTGGAAAAGTTTTTACACAGCTGTTACGGTAGTTTGCAGAAGACGAAGAAATGCATAGAAAGGTTTTGTTCGACGCGCAGCGTCATGTCAGAGATCTACATACTGAGGGACCCGATATCACCGAGCATGGAGACCGCATTCTCTATTAC taaCGTTTCCAATTATGAGGCTGGTGAAAATGAAATCTTAATTCATCAATTTGAAGATCCGACTctggaaaaatttaatttttacgataTCTTGAAGAGTTTCTCCATACAAGCAGATATGTGGTTAATGGAACAAAAGTTCTTGCCCGAAGGACACATCATTATTCTTGATATGAACAATTATTCCCTGAGAATGATTCCTAGGATAAATATCTTCTTGATTAGAGAATTCTTCATGTTCTTATTG GAAGGAATGCCGGTTCGTGTTAAACAAATCTATGCAATCAATGCACCGTCATATTACGACAAACTTTTCGCTTTAGTTAAACCGGTGCTACCCTCAGAAATTTGCAATATC ATTCAATTCCTGCCCGATTGCCAAAGCTTGCACAAACacatagacaaaaaatatctGCCTTCTGAGTACGGAGGTGAAGCGGAAAGTATGAAGGCACAGCATAAAAGCTGGATTGATCAAATTCAAAAGGCcag AGCAAGGTTTTTAAACGATAACTTATGGAAAGCAGACCtgaaaaagaaatcaaaaaaCAACTCTTTTGAAAATACAATGAATGGTTCTTTCAAGACATTATGCATAGACTAG